One Brachybacterium kimchii genomic window carries:
- a CDS encoding ABC transporter ATP-binding protein: MTSTPLPSQPAPQSSPQPAVPGPSGPAPVLQARALRHSYGEKAGATLALDGVDLDIRAAESVAVMGPSGCGKTTLLHVLAGILPPTSGSVVHAGASLDSLSDAARTRLRRTSFGFVFQDGQLLPELTALENVVLPRMLGGASRRAASAEASAWLDRLGLAGMHERRPGQLSGGQAQRVAIARALAGRPSVVFADEPTGALDQTTGHSVLQVLAEACQDAGAALVMVTHDPSVAATCERTIAMRDGRIAQQFHREGGAR; the protein is encoded by the coding sequence ATGACCTCGACACCTCTGCCCTCACAGCCCGCACCACAGTCCTCGCCCCAGCCCGCCGTCCCGGGCCCGTCCGGCCCCGCCCCGGTGCTCCAGGCCCGCGCCCTGCGCCATTCCTACGGGGAGAAGGCCGGCGCGACCCTCGCGCTGGACGGCGTGGACCTCGACATCCGCGCCGCGGAGTCGGTCGCGGTGATGGGCCCCTCCGGCTGCGGCAAGACGACCCTCCTGCATGTGCTCGCCGGCATCCTGCCGCCCACCTCCGGGAGCGTCGTCCACGCCGGCGCCTCGCTGGACTCCCTCTCCGACGCCGCGCGCACCCGCCTGCGCCGCACGAGCTTCGGATTCGTCTTCCAGGACGGCCAGCTCCTTCCCGAGCTGACCGCCCTGGAGAACGTGGTGCTCCCGCGCATGCTCGGCGGCGCCTCCCGGCGCGCCGCGAGCGCCGAGGCGTCGGCCTGGCTCGATCGCCTGGGCCTCGCGGGCATGCACGAGCGGCGGCCGGGTCAGCTCTCCGGCGGCCAGGCCCAGCGCGTGGCGATCGCCCGCGCCCTCGCCGGCCGGCCGTCGGTGGTCTTCGCCGACGAGCCCACCGGCGCACTCGACCAGACCACCGGCCACAGCGTGCTCCAGGTGCTCGCCGAGGCCTGCCAGGACGCGGGCGCGGCGCTCGTGATGGTCACCCACGACCCCTCGGTCGCCGCGACCTGCGAGCGGACCATCGCCATGCGCGACGGCCGCATCGCCCAGCAGTTCCACCGCGAGGGAGGCGCGCGATGA
- the pstA gene encoding phosphate ABC transporter permease PstA, with product MSATPARTASSGLITGSGASERRLPWYHLLLTAAIAIVLAAIVLVLFNSFSIGGLVVLGYVLHLVIGYGYSRIREGRRWANDRFATLLVFGAFAVAMIPLISLLWEVLHRGLGKLISPYPGYFWSADMAGVVGGMVSGGIAHAIVGTLLITLGASIISVPIGLLTAIFLVEYARYGALRVLGRGITFLVDVMTGIPSIVAGLFGLALFITITNDPGIRIGLMGSVALSVLMIPTVVRSSEEMLRLVPLELREAAYGLGVPKWLTIMKVVLRTSIAGLTTGVTLAIARVIGETAPLLLTVGALPMMNGNLFSGRMQTLPTFINSQYRSGNAVCNSDAITNPITHMQYACSTTINYDRAWAAALTLILMVMILNIVARLVSRLFAPKLGR from the coding sequence ATGAGCGCCACCCCCGCACGCACCGCATCCTCCGGGCTGATCACCGGCTCGGGAGCATCCGAGCGCCGCCTGCCCTGGTACCACCTGCTGCTCACCGCGGCGATCGCGATCGTGCTCGCCGCGATCGTGCTGGTGCTGTTCAACAGCTTCTCGATCGGCGGGCTCGTGGTGCTCGGCTACGTCCTGCACCTGGTCATCGGGTACGGCTACTCGCGGATCCGCGAGGGCCGGCGCTGGGCGAACGACCGCTTCGCGACCCTGCTCGTCTTCGGCGCCTTCGCCGTCGCCATGATCCCGCTGATCTCCCTGCTGTGGGAGGTCCTGCACCGCGGCCTCGGCAAGCTCATCAGCCCGTACCCCGGGTACTTCTGGAGCGCCGACATGGCCGGCGTCGTCGGCGGCATGGTCTCCGGCGGCATCGCCCACGCGATCGTCGGCACCCTGCTGATCACGCTCGGCGCGAGCATCATCTCGGTCCCCATCGGCCTGCTCACCGCGATCTTCCTGGTCGAGTACGCCCGCTACGGCGCGCTCCGGGTCCTGGGACGCGGCATCACCTTCCTGGTCGACGTGATGACGGGCATCCCCTCGATCGTCGCGGGCCTGTTCGGCCTGGCCCTGTTCATCACCATCACGAACGACCCCGGCATCCGCATCGGCCTGATGGGCTCGGTCGCGCTCAGCGTGCTCATGATCCCGACCGTGGTGCGCTCGAGCGAGGAGATGCTGCGCCTGGTGCCCCTCGAGCTGCGCGAGGCCGCCTACGGACTCGGCGTGCCCAAGTGGCTCACGATCATGAAGGTCGTGCTGCGCACCTCGATCGCAGGCCTCACCACCGGCGTCACCCTCGCCATCGCCCGCGTGATCGGCGAGACCGCGCCCCTGCTGCTGACCGTCGGCGCGCTGCCGATGATGAACGGCAACCTGTTCAGCGGACGCATGCAGACCCTGCCGACCTTCATCAACAGCCAGTACCGTTCGGGCAACGCCGTCTGCAACTCGGACGCCATCACCAACCCGATCACGCACATGCAGTACGCGTGCTCGACGACGATCAACTACGACCGCGCCTGGGCCGCAGCCCTCACGCTCATCCTCATGGTGATGATCCTGAACATCGTCGCCCGCCTCGTCAGCCGCCTCTTCGCCCCCAAGCTCGGCCGCTGA
- the pstS gene encoding phosphate ABC transporter substrate-binding protein PstS, which translates to MIVRKTTLAPLAALGLTAALALSACGGSDGGTATSDGGGAAASGSVSGKLAGAGASSAESAESAWTQSFQAVNPDAQVTYDSVGSGAGREQFLNSGVQFAGTDAALTKDEIKQSADACQGGKAFDVPIYISPIAVVFNLKGVDDLQLSPETIAGIFAGDITTWDDDAIKKDNPDVDLPSTKITPVHRSDSSGTTENFTQYLEKTAPKAWKHGEVEDWPVKGGQSGDGTSGLISVVEGGDGTIGYADASKAGNLGIAKIKVGDEYVEYSPEAAAKAVEDSPREKDREDGDIVVQLDRTLDDPSTYPLVLVSYMALCDTYKDQETADLVKSYASYVVSSDGQKAAGEVAGNAPLSDTLSKDATASIEKIKAKG; encoded by the coding sequence GTGATCGTTCGCAAGACCACGCTCGCCCCTCTCGCCGCGCTCGGACTCACCGCCGCACTCGCCCTGTCCGCCTGTGGCGGCTCCGACGGCGGCACCGCCACGTCGGACGGGGGCGGCGCGGCCGCATCCGGCAGCGTCTCCGGCAAGCTCGCCGGCGCCGGCGCCTCCTCGGCCGAGTCGGCCGAGAGCGCCTGGACCCAGAGCTTCCAGGCCGTGAACCCCGATGCTCAGGTGACCTACGACTCCGTCGGCTCCGGAGCGGGCCGCGAGCAGTTCCTGAACTCCGGCGTCCAGTTCGCCGGCACGGACGCCGCCCTCACGAAGGACGAGATCAAGCAGTCGGCCGACGCCTGCCAGGGCGGCAAGGCCTTCGACGTGCCGATCTACATCTCGCCGATCGCCGTCGTCTTCAACCTCAAGGGCGTCGACGACCTGCAGCTCTCCCCGGAGACCATCGCCGGGATCTTCGCCGGCGACATCACCACCTGGGACGACGACGCGATCAAGAAGGACAACCCGGACGTCGACCTGCCGTCGACCAAGATCACCCCGGTGCACCGCTCGGACTCCTCCGGCACCACCGAGAACTTCACCCAGTACCTCGAGAAGACCGCGCCCAAGGCGTGGAAGCACGGCGAGGTCGAGGACTGGCCCGTCAAGGGCGGCCAGTCCGGCGACGGCACCTCCGGCCTGATCTCCGTGGTCGAGGGCGGCGACGGCACCATCGGCTACGCCGACGCCTCGAAGGCCGGGAACCTCGGCATCGCCAAGATCAAGGTGGGAGACGAGTACGTCGAGTACTCGCCCGAGGCCGCCGCCAAGGCCGTCGAGGACTCCCCGCGCGAGAAGGACCGCGAGGACGGCGACATCGTCGTCCAGCTGGACCGCACCCTGGACGATCCCTCGACCTACCCGCTGGTCCTCGTCTCCTACATGGCCCTGTGCGACACCTACAAGGACCAGGAGACCGCGGACCTCGTGAAGTCCTACGCTTCCTACGTGGTCTCCTCGGACGGCCAGAAGGCCGCGGGCGAGGTCGCCGGCAACGCGCCGCTGTCCGACACGCTCTCCAAGGACGCCACCGCCTCGATCGAGAAGATCAAGGCGAAGGGCTGA
- the pstB gene encoding phosphate ABC transporter ATP-binding protein PstB: MAQAINVEDLNIYYGDFLAVEDVTVTLQPRSVTALIGPSGCGKSTFLRTLNRMHEVIPGAYAKGRVEIEGSDIYGPGVDPVNVRRRVGMVFQKPNPFPTMSIKDNVLAGVKLNNKRISRSASEELVETSLKGANLWEEVKDRLDKPGLGLSGGQQQRLCIARAIAVKPEVILMDEPCSALDPISTLAIEDLIHEMKQDFTIVIVTHNMQQASRVSDRTGFFNIAGTGKPGHLIEIDETEKMFTNPSNTQTEDYISGRFG, from the coding sequence ATGGCCCAGGCCATCAACGTGGAGGACCTCAACATCTACTACGGCGACTTCCTCGCCGTGGAGGACGTGACCGTCACCCTCCAGCCCCGCTCGGTCACGGCCCTCATCGGCCCGTCGGGCTGCGGGAAGTCGACGTTCCTGCGCACCCTGAACCGGATGCACGAGGTCATCCCCGGCGCCTACGCGAAGGGCCGCGTCGAGATCGAGGGCTCGGACATCTACGGCCCGGGCGTCGATCCCGTGAACGTCCGCCGCCGCGTGGGCATGGTCTTCCAGAAGCCCAACCCGTTCCCCACCATGTCCATCAAGGACAACGTGCTGGCCGGGGTCAAGCTCAACAACAAGCGCATCTCCCGCTCCGCGTCCGAGGAGCTCGTGGAGACCTCGCTGAAGGGCGCGAACCTCTGGGAGGAGGTCAAGGACCGCCTCGACAAGCCGGGCCTGGGCCTCTCCGGCGGGCAGCAGCAGCGCCTGTGCATCGCCCGCGCGATCGCCGTGAAGCCCGAGGTGATCCTCATGGACGAGCCCTGCTCGGCGCTCGACCCGATCTCCACGCTCGCGATCGAGGACCTCATCCACGAGATGAAGCAGGACTTCACGATCGTCATCGTCACGCACAACATGCAGCAGGCCTCGCGCGTCTCCGACCGCACCGGCTTCTTCAACATCGCGGGGACCGGCAAGCCCGGGCACCTCATCGAGATCGACGAGACCGAGAAGATGTTCACCAACCCCTCCAACACGCAGACGGAGGACTACATCTCCGGTCGCTTCGGCTGA
- a CDS encoding permease has translation MSLLHTAPLVLRRRGGIATALPIIGFTASTGILATVLGGLGAFASRAAASPVGDGPPTAEASNASFLMTCAIVATVLLVPSAMGLGSAAAKLSLSRRERDLAAVRLVGGTTAQVGALAVADVLAQALVGSLLGLLAHLAVTPALTALDFGMTPFTFGELLMPLWAYPVLVIAATLLAGISAGIGLAGVAISPLGVARDSRIVRMSVVRLIVWAALIVLFIGAFQILPQVVGGIPNGIGVLIAVLAILMALVLGSVNIVGPFVVWVVARIIAAIAPGPALLVGARRLAADPRAGWRAVSGITFGLVIAGFLTLTSMFGNMDETPAERALSTALHTGGLLTLGIAAVLAAVSTGVTQTARVLDQARVYRSQHVAGATVSALQRARIAEIAIPLALAAIVAGLSAAGLLAPVMSGGFAVGAVVQYIGSALGALGLVALSVVVSAPLVGRVARSDA, from the coding sequence ATGAGCCTCCTGCACACCGCCCCGCTCGTCCTGCGGCGTCGCGGCGGGATCGCCACTGCCCTCCCCATCATCGGCTTCACGGCCTCCACCGGCATCCTCGCGACCGTCCTCGGCGGGCTCGGCGCCTTCGCCTCCCGCGCCGCCGCCTCGCCCGTCGGCGACGGCCCGCCCACGGCCGAGGCCTCCAACGCCTCCTTCCTCATGACCTGCGCGATCGTCGCGACCGTCCTCCTCGTGCCCAGCGCCATGGGTCTGGGAAGCGCCGCCGCGAAGCTCAGCCTGTCCCGCCGCGAGAGGGACCTCGCCGCGGTGCGCCTGGTGGGCGGCACCACCGCCCAGGTCGGCGCGCTCGCCGTGGCCGACGTCCTCGCCCAGGCCCTCGTCGGCTCCCTGCTCGGCCTGCTCGCGCACCTCGCCGTCACCCCGGCGCTCACGGCCCTCGACTTCGGGATGACGCCCTTCACCTTCGGCGAGCTGCTGATGCCGCTCTGGGCATATCCGGTCCTGGTGATCGCGGCGACGCTGCTCGCGGGCATCTCCGCCGGGATCGGGCTCGCGGGCGTCGCGATCTCACCGCTCGGGGTCGCCCGGGACTCGCGGATCGTGCGCATGTCCGTCGTGCGACTGATCGTCTGGGCGGCGCTGATCGTGCTGTTCATCGGCGCCTTCCAGATCCTGCCGCAGGTCGTGGGCGGGATCCCGAACGGGATCGGCGTGCTGATCGCCGTGCTCGCGATCCTCATGGCGCTCGTGCTCGGCAGCGTGAACATCGTCGGCCCGTTCGTGGTGTGGGTGGTCGCGCGGATCATCGCCGCCATCGCGCCCGGACCCGCCCTGCTGGTGGGAGCGCGTCGACTCGCGGCCGACCCCCGCGCCGGATGGCGTGCCGTCTCCGGCATCACCTTCGGCCTCGTCATCGCAGGATTCCTGACGCTGACCAGCATGTTCGGGAACATGGACGAGACCCCCGCCGAGCGGGCGCTCAGCACCGCGCTGCACACCGGCGGACTGCTCACCCTGGGCATCGCCGCCGTGCTCGCCGCCGTCTCGACCGGGGTCACGCAGACCGCCCGAGTGCTCGACCAGGCGCGCGTCTACCGCTCGCAGCACGTGGCGGGCGCGACCGTGAGCGCCCTCCAGCGCGCCCGCATCGCCGAGATCGCGATCCCCCTCGCACTCGCCGCGATCGTCGCGGGCCTGAGTGCAGCGGGGCTCCTCGCCCCCGTGATGAGCGGCGGCTTCGCCGTGGGCGCGGTCGTGCAGTACATCGGCTCCGCGCTCGGCGCGCTCGGCCTGGTCGCCCTCAGCGTCGTGGTCAGCGCGCCCCTCGTGGGACGGGTCGCCCGGTCCGACGCGTGA
- a CDS encoding D-arabinono-1,4-lactone oxidase has translation MVFSLPPHATIEQRSNNWGGNHRFTPQAVVQPETETEAVEAVRWAIGRRLPVRTMGAGHSFSPLIPTGGVLVKLGAMSGLTGVDSANGRVRAHAGTPLSQLFEELWAQGLSLPVQGDHDAQSIAGALATGTHGSGVDSQIMSEAITGLRLVDGRGEIVEIDEDEVDRLRAARVSLGALGVILEIELQTVPAYHLRDRRELVDLDPATADLAALGDSARHVQVHWFPSDASPALLQLDVEEGASAAGKALVRRLDVAEEGEEGAAPAYQVFTGRSTKPFHEMELAFPADRADEAFSRLTSLNVKEFPEHQYPIELRWVAGDDAPLSIAQGGPRVTIALTAKTSSDYWPLLTAADAIGEELGARPHWGKLHLLDRGRAEGLYPQLGVFDEVRAELDPHGLFLNDHLRALLD, from the coding sequence ATGGTCTTCTCCCTGCCTCCGCACGCCACGATCGAGCAGCGCTCCAACAACTGGGGCGGCAACCACCGCTTCACCCCGCAGGCGGTGGTCCAACCGGAGACCGAGACCGAGGCCGTCGAGGCCGTGCGCTGGGCGATCGGGCGCCGCCTGCCGGTGCGCACGATGGGCGCCGGGCACTCGTTCTCCCCGCTGATCCCCACCGGCGGCGTGCTCGTGAAGCTCGGCGCGATGAGCGGCCTGACCGGCGTGGACAGCGCGAACGGGCGCGTGCGCGCGCATGCGGGCACTCCCCTGTCCCAGCTGTTCGAGGAGCTGTGGGCGCAGGGCCTCTCGCTGCCCGTGCAGGGCGATCACGACGCCCAGTCGATCGCGGGCGCGCTGGCCACCGGCACCCACGGGTCCGGCGTCGACTCGCAGATCATGAGCGAGGCGATCACGGGCCTGCGGCTCGTCGACGGACGCGGCGAGATCGTGGAGATCGACGAGGACGAGGTGGATCGCCTGCGCGCGGCACGCGTGTCCCTGGGTGCGCTCGGCGTGATCCTCGAGATCGAGCTGCAGACGGTCCCCGCCTACCACCTGCGAGATCGCCGCGAGCTGGTGGATCTCGACCCCGCGACCGCGGATCTGGCCGCGCTCGGCGACAGCGCCCGCCACGTGCAGGTGCACTGGTTCCCCTCCGACGCCTCCCCCGCGCTGCTGCAGCTGGACGTCGAGGAGGGTGCGAGTGCCGCCGGGAAGGCGCTCGTGCGGCGCCTCGATGTCGCCGAGGAGGGCGAGGAGGGCGCCGCGCCCGCCTACCAGGTGTTCACGGGCCGCTCCACGAAGCCGTTCCACGAGATGGAGCTCGCGTTCCCCGCGGATCGGGCCGACGAGGCCTTCTCGCGTCTGACCTCGCTGAACGTGAAGGAGTTCCCTGAGCACCAGTACCCCATCGAGCTGCGATGGGTCGCGGGGGACGATGCCCCGCTCTCGATCGCGCAGGGCGGGCCGCGGGTGACGATCGCGCTGACGGCGAAGACCAGCTCGGACTACTGGCCGCTGCTCACCGCGGCCGACGCGATCGGCGAGGAGCTCGGCGCGCGCCCCCACTGGGGCAAGCTGCACCTGCTCGACCGCGGCCGGGCGGAGGGGCTCTACCCGCAGCTGGGCGTCTTCGACGAGGTGCGCGCGGAGCTGGACCCGCACGGCCTGTTCCTCAACGACCACCTGCGCGCCCTGCTGGACTGA
- a CDS encoding CPBP family intramembrane glutamic endopeptidase — MDESAPDPRTPRAVDLPSTFLVAEIVIVLALSLGRSGVYSIVSLARSLAAGPLSGQQATLNSSQDTNPWFDLLQQLLGIAFTLAPVALVILLLSVSAGSLRGALAGLGLAPARPLGDTVRGIVIAACIGIPGLAVYYAGRAIGATLEVIPAALDTHWWTVPVLILQAAKNAVLEEVIVSGYLVQRLERLGVGTAGILAITAVLRGSYHLYQGIGPGIANLAMGLVFTECFRRTRRVGPLVIAHTLLDVVAFVGYALLKDVLGL, encoded by the coding sequence GTGGACGAGAGCGCACCTGACCCGCGGACGCCCCGGGCCGTCGACCTGCCGTCGACGTTCCTGGTGGCGGAGATCGTGATCGTGCTGGCGCTCTCGCTGGGGCGCTCGGGCGTGTACTCGATCGTCTCCCTCGCGAGGTCGCTCGCCGCCGGCCCGCTGAGCGGCCAGCAGGCGACGCTGAACAGCTCGCAGGACACGAACCCCTGGTTCGATCTGCTGCAGCAGCTGCTCGGGATCGCCTTCACCCTCGCACCCGTGGCACTGGTGATCCTGCTGCTGAGCGTGAGCGCGGGCAGTCTGCGGGGCGCCCTCGCCGGCCTCGGCCTCGCGCCCGCGCGACCTCTCGGCGACACCGTGCGCGGGATCGTGATCGCCGCGTGCATCGGCATCCCGGGCCTCGCCGTCTACTACGCGGGCCGGGCGATCGGGGCGACCCTCGAGGTGATCCCGGCGGCGCTCGACACGCACTGGTGGACGGTCCCCGTGCTGATCCTGCAGGCGGCGAAGAACGCCGTGCTCGAAGAGGTGATCGTCTCGGGGTATCTCGTGCAGAGGCTCGAGCGGCTGGGCGTGGGCACGGCGGGGATCCTCGCGATCACGGCGGTGCTGCGCGGCAGCTACCACCTCTACCAGGGCATCGGCCCCGGCATCGCGAATCTCGCGATGGGCCTGGTCTTCACCGAGTGCTTCCGGCGCACGCGACGCGTGGGCCCGCTGGTCATCGCCCACACGCTGCTGGATGTGGTGGCGTTCGTGGGGTATGCGCTGCTGAAGGACGTGCTGGGGCTGTAG
- the pstC gene encoding phosphate ABC transporter permease subunit PstC produces the protein MSTPAAADPASTAPEQDPAQSPEPGGSKAVAGRRSKRRPGDVIFTGLSVGSGLLIFVTLALVAIFLTVRSIPAIRDSKELGGGPDAISLWSFAAPLVFGTVFAALLALIMAVPVSIGIALFISHFAPRRLATPLGFMIDLLAAVPSVVFGLWGGVWLVPKMQPLYELLNKYLGWFPLFGGEPSTPMRNLATASIVLAVMILPIITAVSREVFLQTPRLQEEAALALGATRWETIRAVVLPFGRSGVVSASMLGLGRALGETMAVLMVLSPGSTFSLHILEVGKHNTIAANIASQSAEATPDVMARLIFTGLVLFIITFVINALARAIVSRSAKA, from the coding sequence ATGAGCACCCCCGCCGCCGCAGACCCCGCGTCCACGGCACCGGAGCAGGACCCCGCGCAGAGCCCCGAGCCCGGCGGATCCAAGGCCGTGGCCGGCCGCCGCTCCAAGCGCCGACCCGGCGACGTGATCTTCACCGGCCTGAGCGTCGGCTCCGGTCTGCTCATCTTCGTCACGCTCGCGCTGGTCGCGATCTTCCTGACGGTCCGCTCGATCCCCGCGATCCGCGACAGCAAGGAGCTGGGCGGCGGGCCCGACGCGATCTCGCTGTGGTCCTTCGCCGCGCCGCTCGTGTTCGGCACGGTCTTCGCCGCGCTGCTCGCACTCATCATGGCCGTGCCCGTCTCCATCGGGATCGCCCTGTTCATCTCCCACTTCGCGCCGCGTCGACTGGCCACCCCGCTGGGCTTCATGATCGACCTGCTGGCCGCCGTGCCCTCGGTCGTCTTCGGCCTCTGGGGCGGCGTGTGGCTGGTGCCGAAGATGCAGCCGCTCTACGAGCTGCTCAACAAGTACCTGGGCTGGTTCCCGCTGTTCGGCGGTGAACCCTCCACGCCGATGCGCAACCTCGCGACCGCCTCGATCGTGCTCGCCGTGATGATCCTGCCGATCATCACCGCCGTCTCCCGCGAGGTCTTCCTGCAGACCCCACGGCTGCAGGAGGAGGCGGCCCTCGCGCTCGGCGCGACCCGCTGGGAGACGATCCGCGCCGTCGTGCTGCCCTTCGGCCGCTCGGGCGTCGTCTCCGCCTCGATGCTGGGCCTCGGACGCGCGCTCGGCGAGACCATGGCCGTGCTCATGGTGCTGTCCCCGGGATCCACGTTCTCCCTGCACATCCTCGAGGTCGGCAAGCACAACACGATCGCCGCGAACATCGCCTCGCAGAGCGCCGAGGCCACGCCCGACGTCATGGCCCGGCTGATCTTCACCGGCCTGGTCCTGTTCATCATCACCTTCGTCATCAACGCCCTCGCCCGCGCGATCGTCTCGCGCTCGGCGAAGGCGTGA
- a CDS encoding rhodanese-like domain-containing protein, whose amino-acid sequence MDIESVAPTEIPEGAHLIDVREDDEWKAGHAPRAQHVPASSFMEHLGELPEDDDPLFIVCRSGGRSFQVTQWLNQNGFEAVNVAGGMDIWFESSLPMVSETDAEPYVL is encoded by the coding sequence ATGGACATCGAATCCGTGGCCCCCACCGAGATCCCCGAGGGCGCGCACCTCATCGACGTGCGCGAGGACGACGAATGGAAGGCCGGCCACGCCCCGCGCGCGCAGCACGTGCCGGCGAGCTCCTTCATGGAGCACCTGGGCGAGCTGCCCGAGGACGACGACCCGCTCTTCATCGTGTGCCGCTCCGGCGGTCGCAGCTTCCAGGTCACCCAGTGGCTGAACCAGAACGGCTTCGAGGCGGTCAACGTCGCCGGAGGCATGGACATCTGGTTCGAGTCCTCGCTGCCGATGGTCAGCGAGACCGACGCCGAGCCCTACGTGCTCTGA